From one Lolium rigidum isolate FL_2022 chromosome 4, APGP_CSIRO_Lrig_0.1, whole genome shotgun sequence genomic stretch:
- the LOC124646541 gene encoding RPA-interacting protein A-like isoform X2, with protein MDSARHRRVPNKSRRPEWREELRTNCLERVKNERVQLLWKVRIQGQLPANDKKTVESAVRNIISDEVQKLKQCVDGKEDKDVDMIWEYQGPQEAEPAEFDSEDILLEMERLLYEDLREELIRKEALDEEDAYLAQAAFDHLQLNDEGAENAKLWCPVCKQGELREAHNLIYCTLCKIRLDLGEDKVDLDFLRERLANVHTEHLDRGCTLSPKFCLQTMFGLNALCIQCDKCSTFEVVM; from the exons ATGGATTCGGCTCGGCACAGAAGGGTTCCCAACAAATCCCGCCGCCCGGAGTGGAGAGAGGAG CTTAGGACGAATTGCTTGGAAAGAGTTAAAAATGAGAGAGTCCAGTTGCTCTGGAAGGTCAGGATCCAAGGGCAGCTACCTGCTAATGACAAG AAAACGGTCGAATCTGCAGTCAGGAACATTATCTCTGATGAGGTACAGAAACTCAAACAGTGTGTGGATGGAAAAGAGGACAAAGATGTTGATATGATATGGGAATATCAAGGACCACAGGAAGCTGAGCCTGCTGAATTTGATAGTGAAGACATATTGCTTGAGATGGAAAGACTTCTTTATGAGGATCTCCGGGAAGAATTAATTCGGAAAG AGGCCCTTGACGAGGAAGATGCATACTTAGCTCAGGCTGCTTTTGATCATTTGCAATTAAATGATGAG GGTGCCGAAAATGCTAAGCTCTGGTGTCCAGTATGCAAACAAGGAGAGCTACGAGAGGCTCATAATCTCATATACTGTACTCTCTGTAAGATACGGCTTGACCTTGGAGAAGATAAG GTAGACCTGGATTTCTTACGGGAACGGTTGGCTAATGTGCATACTGAGCATTTAGACAGAGGATGCACATTGTCACCCAAGTTCTGCTTACAGACCATGTTTGGGTTGAATGCACTTTGCATACAGTGCGATAAGTGCAGCACTTTTGAGGTGGTGATGTAA
- the LOC124646541 gene encoding RPA-interacting protein A-like isoform X1 — MDSARHRRVPNKSRRPEWREELRTNCLERVKNERVQLLWKVRIQGQLPANDKKTVESAVRNIISDEVQKLKQCVDGKEDKDVDMIWEYQGPQEAEPAEFDSEDILLEMERLLYEDLREELIRKEIEALDEEDAYLAQAAFDHLQLNDEGAENAKLWCPVCKQGELREAHNLIYCTLCKIRLDLGEDKVDLDFLRERLANVHTEHLDRGCTLSPKFCLQTMFGLNALCIQCDKCSTFEVVM; from the exons ATGGATTCGGCTCGGCACAGAAGGGTTCCCAACAAATCCCGCCGCCCGGAGTGGAGAGAGGAG CTTAGGACGAATTGCTTGGAAAGAGTTAAAAATGAGAGAGTCCAGTTGCTCTGGAAGGTCAGGATCCAAGGGCAGCTACCTGCTAATGACAAG AAAACGGTCGAATCTGCAGTCAGGAACATTATCTCTGATGAGGTACAGAAACTCAAACAGTGTGTGGATGGAAAAGAGGACAAAGATGTTGATATGATATGGGAATATCAAGGACCACAGGAAGCTGAGCCTGCTGAATTTGATAGTGAAGACATATTGCTTGAGATGGAAAGACTTCTTTATGAGGATCTCCGGGAAGAATTAATTCGGAAAG AAATAGAGGCCCTTGACGAGGAAGATGCATACTTAGCTCAGGCTGCTTTTGATCATTTGCAATTAAATGATGAG GGTGCCGAAAATGCTAAGCTCTGGTGTCCAGTATGCAAACAAGGAGAGCTACGAGAGGCTCATAATCTCATATACTGTACTCTCTGTAAGATACGGCTTGACCTTGGAGAAGATAAG GTAGACCTGGATTTCTTACGGGAACGGTTGGCTAATGTGCATACTGAGCATTTAGACAGAGGATGCACATTGTCACCCAAGTTCTGCTTACAGACCATGTTTGGGTTGAATGCACTTTGCATACAGTGCGATAAGTGCAGCACTTTTGAGGTGGTGATGTAA
- the LOC124646540 gene encoding thioredoxin-like fold domain-containing protein MRL7L homolog, chloroplastic, which translates to MALRCSLPATCSTFCLKGAEHPNSRALPVRLVSFGSCPGSRPRVGLVLAASAWEFRASEPKTAGRLVIGGGPRKDDTSSDSESDDDDDDEPPPMTDEERKKLRRKIREMMDRMPEMQELTDPEEKKAKMRELLTKYELVVEEEDPEWPEDADDGMGFGLGQFFDKITIKAEKRDDAADDDDAGDGTKKEIVWEDDNYITQVRDVKTKDWDDTVFTDFGPLIVLVHNRYKRPQENVMARNELVKAIETFWEHDLPSPRCVAVDACAEPDLVAALKVSTFPELLFTNAGRILHREKAVRSAEVLARMIAFFYYKAARPPCLSESDGQGKEKVPLMS; encoded by the exons ATGGCGCTTCGCTGCTCCCTGCCCGCGACGTGTTCGACGTTTTGCCTCAAAGGAGCGGAGCACCCCAATTCGCGCGCTCTCCCAGTGCGCCTCGTCAGCTTCGGTTCTtgcccagggtccaggccgcgcgtgGGGCTCGTGCTCGCCGCTAGCGCCTGGGAGTTCCGTGCGAGCGAACCCAAGACAGCCGGTCGTCTGGTGATTGGTGGCGGGCCGCGCAAAGACGACACCAGTTCCGACTCCGAgtccgatgacgacgacgacgacgaacctCCGCCCATGACGGACGAGGAGCGTAAGAAGCTGCGGAGGAAGATACGGGAGATGATGGACCGGATGCCGGAGATGCAGGAGCTGACCGACCCCGAGGAGAAGAAGGCCAAGATGAGGGAGCTGCTGACTAAGTACGAGCTGGTcgtcgaggaggaggacccggagtGGCCTGAGGATGCCGACGACGGGATGGGCTTCGGCctcggccagttcttcgacaagatcACCATCAAGGCCGAGAAGAGGGATGACGCCGCTGACGACGATGATGCAGGGGATGGCACCAAGAAGGAGATCGTTTGGGAGGACGATAACTACATCACGCAGGTCAGGGATGTCAAGACCAAGGATTGGGACGACACCGTGTTCACCGACTTTGGCCCGTTGATTGTGCTTGTGCACAACCGGTACAAGAG ACCACAGGAGAATGTGATGGCAAGAAACGAGCTTGTAAAAGCAATTGAGACGTTTTGGGAACATGATCTGCCTTCACCAAGA TGTGTAGCAGTGGATGCCTGCGCCGAGCCAGACCTTGTGGCCGCCCTGAAGGTGTCTACTTTCCCTGAGTTGCTCTTCACCAATGCAGGGAGGATACTACACCGAGAGAAAG CTGTCCGTTCGGCCGAGGTTTTGGCGAGGATGATAGCCTTCTTCTACTACAAAGCGGCCAGACCACCTTGCTTGAGCGAATCAGACGGCCAGGGGAAAGAGAAGGTCCCTCTGATGTCATGA